The Deinococcus puniceus genome segment CCAACCTGATCGGCAACGGCCTGAAATTTCACCGCGAGGGTGTGCCGCCGCAAGTCCGGGTCACGGCGCGGCCAGAGGGCAGCCTGATGCGAATTCAGGTCATAGACAACGGCATCGGCATCGGCACCGAGTACCACGAACGAATTTTCGCTATTTTTCAAAGGCTGCATCGGCGGGAGGCCTACGCGGGCACTGGCATGGGCCTCGCCATCTGCCGCAAAATCGCCGAGCATCACGGGGGCACACTGGAAGTCACCTTACCCCCCCCTGACCAATTTGGCAGTATCCTGACGCTCTCCCTCCCTATTCCAATTCCTCCTCAATCGGCATTGCCCCTGTGAGCCAGCCTGTGAATATACCGAACACATTGAATACCCATACCACCATCGAAATTTTGCTTGTCGAGGACAGCGAACCCGATATCTTGCTGACTCAGGAAGCTTTTGCCGACGCCCGCGTGCCCAACCGCCTGCATGTGGCCCGCGACGGCGTGGACGCCCTGAATTTTTTGCGCCGCGAAGGCATCCATGCCAACGCCCCGCGCCCCGACGTGATTTTGCTGGACATCAATATGCCGCGCAAAAACGGGCTGGAAGTGCTGACCGAAATCAAGGCCGATCCTCTGCTGGGCAGCATTCCGGTGGTCATGCTCACCACGTCTCAGGCCGAGGACGACGTGCGGACTTCGTATGCTCGCCACGCCAGCGGCTACGTGATCAAGCCTGTGGGTTTCGACAATTTCCTGACGGCTATTCGCGCCTTCGAGGACTTCTGGATGACCTTCGTGCGCTTCCCGCCCCGTGCCTGAGCCGCTGATACGGACTCCACACCACTCCTGCTACACCTTTGGGAGCACCGCTCGCGGCTCTATCGTCGTGAACGCACCCCCATGAGCAAGCCACTCCTCCGTACCGCGTAGCCCATATGAGACCCATATGAGAAGAGCGCCTCAACGGAGCGCCGCGCCTGAGCAGGCTGGTTCTCCATTTTCTTCAAAGCACAAAAATCCCCCAGCCTAGTGTGCTGGGGGAACGCTTTTGGGGGCGTGGTGAGAAGAAGTTTAGCGGCGATCCGTGGTGGTGGTCACGGTGGCGGGGCGGTTGCGGCCCAGCAGACCGAACAGGCCCAGCAAGCCCAACAGGCCCCAAGGGAACTCGCGGGTGTCGGCGGTGCCGTTGTTGTTGGCGTCCACGACGCCGTCACCGTTGGGGTCAATGGCTTCGTCGGCTCCGGTGAGGTTGCCAGCGGCGTCGTCAACGGCTTCACCCGTGGCGGCAGCGGCGTCGTCTACAACTTCACCCGTAGCGGCGGCGGCGTCATCAATCGCTTCGCCCGTGGCAGCGGCGGCTCCGTCTACGGCTTCGCCTGCTTGCTCGGCGGCTCCGTCGGTGGTGTCGTCCTGAACCTGAATGTACGCGGAGGAAGGAGCGGTGGCGAGGGTGGTGGGGGCGGCAAACAGCAGGGCGAGCGTCAACAGGGTCTTGTTCATGGGAGTTCTCCTAGGTCAGCCTCGCCGGAGCAGGGCAGTGGGAATGTTCTCCGCCGTGCGGCGTGAGGAATGACCAGAGTGTGCCCTGTCTTGCAAAAGAAACGCTGAGATGAGGGCCAAGCCTACCTTTAAGTGGCGTTTGTACAATCTGAAGGTAACGTCACAGCGCCAAAAAGCCTGTTTTTGAGAAAAATTCGGCAGACAAACTGGGGCCATCTCAGTCGCATGGCCTGCTGTCAGATTTAGGGTGTAGGTGAAAGGGCGAGACGTAGAAAGAGCGCCCAAAGCCCTGAATTGGGGGCCAGTTCTCTAGGGAACGGGTGTGCAGAGTGCAGGAACACCGGATGGAAAGTACAAGTGGCATGAAAAGCCCATAAAAAGCGCCCGTGCCATCTGACAGCATGGACAGCCTCCATCCGGGCGGGCTCAGTGTGCGGCGGCCTCGGCCTGCGCCATCGCCTGCATCGCGCTCAGCACGTTTTGCATGTGCTGGTCAAGGTCAACGCCCAGTTCTTCTGCACCCTGTACTACCTCGTCACGGTTCACGCCCCCTGCGAACGCCTTATTCTTAAAGCGTTTTTTGAGGCTGGACAGTCCCACGCCGCGCACATCGCGGTCTGGGCGAACCAGTGCGGAAGCCTGCACCAAGCCTGTCAGTTCGTCTACGGCAAACAGCGTGCGCGACAGCAGCGACGTGCGGGGCGTGCCCGTGTAGGCGGCGTGGCCCATAATGGCGTCCAGTACGGCTTCCGGCGTGTCGGTGGTGGTTCGCAGGAATTCTACGCCCCAGTACGGATGGGTGTCCGGGCGCAGTTCGTAATCGAAGTCGTGCAGCAGGCCCGTCACGGCGTACAGGTCTTCGTCTTCGTTCCAGTGGCGTGCATACCAGCGCATGGCGGCTTCCACATTCAGCATGTGCCGCCGCAACGACTCGGAGGGCGTGTGTTCCTGCATCAGGGCGTGGGCTTGCTCGCGGTTCATGTGGGCAGTGTAGCGGGCAGGCAACAGGGGAATGGGAGAAAGAATCCGCCTGCATAGCTTGACTGGCCCTGCATACCGCGCTATTATTCTTTCAATCAAGTTCAAGCCACCGCCGCCGAAAGGCGGGTTTTTTATTGCTGTCTTCACCCGCCCGCCCCATTGACTGTGGCTGACAACGTTCATGATTCCAACTTCTGTGTTCACGGCCAAATGCTCTAGCCTGCCCCCATGACCGCGCCGCCCCAGCCTGACGCACAGCCCGATGCACAGCCTGAACCAACGCTGCAACCCGTGCTACCGGAAGCGGAACCCCTACCCCAGCGCGGCCCGGTGCGCCAGCGTTCGCCTCTGCCCGATGTGCTGCGCGGGCTGGCCCTGCTGGGCATCCTGATCGTGAACGTGCAGGATTTCGCCGGATTCCGGGTCTGGACTCAGGGCGGGCTAGACCGCGTGGTGCAGGTGCTGACCGATATTTTTGCCAACGGGCGCTCTATCAGTCTGTTTGCCATGCTGTTCGGCTGGGGTGCGGCGGGGTTGCTGGCGCGGCAGGGCGTGGGCACGTTTTTGCTGCGGCACGCGGTCTTGCTGGCGCTGGGCACGCTGCATTTCATCTTCATTTGGCACGGCGACATCATTGCCAATTACGCGTTGCTGGCCGCTGCCCTGCTGCTGACGGCGCGAATGACTGCGCCAACGCTGCTATTGATGGCCGGGGCATTGGGCGCGTGGTGGCTGGGCCTCGGCCTGCTGGAATGGGCGGCGGCCACCGTGTCCGAAACGCGCCTAGGACGATACGCGGGCCTACAAAACCTGCTGCCCGGCATGAGTTACCCAGAAGTCGTGGCAGACCGGGCGGGCGATTTCGGTACCAACCTGATCGGCGGCAGCGTCTTCAATGGGCCTTGGTTGGTGGCCCTGTTTTGTCTGGGGGCCGCCGCTTACCGTACAG includes the following:
- a CDS encoding response regulator; this encodes MNIPNTLNTHTTIEILLVEDSEPDILLTQEAFADARVPNRLHVARDGVDALNFLRREGIHANAPRPDVILLDINMPRKNGLEVLTEIKADPLLGSIPVVMLTTSQAEDDVRTSYARHASGYVIKPVGFDNFLTAIRAFEDFWMTFVRFPPRA
- a CDS encoding HD domain-containing protein, with product MNREQAHALMQEHTPSESLRRHMLNVEAAMRWYARHWNEDEDLYAVTGLLHDFDYELRPDTHPYWGVEFLRTTTDTPEAVLDAIMGHAAYTGTPRTSLLSRTLFAVDELTGLVQASALVRPDRDVRGVGLSSLKKRFKNKAFAGGVNRDEVVQGAEELGVDLDQHMQNVLSAMQAMAQAEAAAH
- a CDS encoding DUF418 domain-containing protein yields the protein MTAPPQPDAQPDAQPEPTLQPVLPEAEPLPQRGPVRQRSPLPDVLRGLALLGILIVNVQDFAGFRVWTQGGLDRVVQVLTDIFANGRSISLFAMLFGWGAAGLLARQGVGTFLLRHAVLLALGTLHFIFIWHGDIIANYALLAAALLLTARMTAPTLLLMAGALGAWWLGLGLLEWAAATVSETRLGRYAGLQNLLPGMSYPEVVADRAGDFGTNLIGGSVFNGPWLVALFCLGAAAYRTGLLLRPHEHLPLLRRLTVWGWGLGLPLGILLAWLNTRGDYASGLLATPVRMSGGLALALGYVGILGTLTAQDRLGRWLAFAASGRVAMTNYIAQSLIMTTVFYPYAGAQYGQWGAASAVALALVVGLAQLPTSAWVLRRWGIGPLERLVRALVYGGRAG